The following is a genomic window from Anaerotignum faecicola.
CTACCTTCTTATTTATAATTTTCACAGACACATCTCCATTTCCCTCACTCTCCGGCCGATCAGGTCTTCCACCTCATCCTTTTCCACATCCAGTGCAGCTGCAAATTCTCCGTATAAAAAGTCCTCTGCCAGCTTGAGATACAGTTCGTCGCGCGCCGTGTTCTTCCGGCCCTCCGCCAGACGTTTCTGCTTCTTCAGATACAGGGTCTTG
Proteins encoded in this region:
- a CDS encoding CarD family transcriptional regulator, with amino-acid sequence KTLYLKKQKRLAEGRKNTARDELYLKLAEDFLYGEFAAALDVEKDEVEDLIGRRVREMEMCL